The genomic interval GTGGCGTCAGCGGCGCGGCGTTCAGCACCCGCGCCAGCCGGAAGAAGGCTGGGTCATGCGCCGGGTTCGTCCACGCGGGCGACTGCACCAGCAGCAGGGCCGTGACCTCGGCGGGATCGGGGAGACCGTCGGTGGGGCTGTTCATCCGGCGCAGGGTGACCCGCTCCAGCACGTCGGGTGGGAGGAGAGACGCGACCTCGCCCCACGTGCGGCTCAGGTCGTACCCTTCCGCGACGGGCAGGTCCGCGTGCCAGTCCGGGTAGAGACAGGTGTAGTGCCGCGCCCGTCCCGACGCCAGGGCCAGCCCCGCCCAGTTGCCGGGCCGCACCCGCGCAGGATCACCGCTGAGGCTGGCGAGGTCGTGGTGGCTGTCCACGTTGAGCACGTGGGCACCGGGGAAGGCCGCCAGCCACTCCCAGGCGTCCGCGTGCGTCAGGGTGACGTGGGCGGGCACACCCGCGTAGCGCTCCAACGCCTCCCAGCCGGGGTAGAGGGGGAAGTCGGCGGCCAGCCTCTCCCAGCCCAGGCCGCCGCGCTTGCGGGCACGTGTCCGCCACGCCTCCACCCGGTCTTCCTCGCGGTCGCGGGTGCCCCAGATGGGCGCGTCGAAGACGAGTTCGCGGGTGCCGGAAAAGGCGTCCCAGTCGATGGAGAGCAGCAGGGGCGGGCGCTGGGGCACAGGCCACCTTACAGCTCCAGCCCCCAGCTCACGCTCGCGGGGTCGCGCACGAAGCCCAGGCGGTCGTTGATGGCGAGCATGGGCGCGTTGTCGCTGGCATTGTCCGTGCGAATCAGGGTGCCGCCCAGCGCCCGGCCCGCGCGGATGGCGTG from Deinococcus sp. HSC-46F16 carries:
- a CDS encoding arginase; protein product: MLLSIDWDAFSGTRELVFDAPIWGTRDREEDRVEAWRTRARKRGGLGWERLAADFPLYPGWEALERYAGVPAHVTLTHADAWEWLAAFPGAHVLNVDSHHDLASLSGDPARVRPGNWAGLALASGRARHYTCLYPDWHADLPVAEGYDLSRTWGEVASLLPPDVLERVTLRRMNSPTDGLPDPAEVTALLLVQSPAWTNPAHDPAFFRLARVLNAAPLTPPLDRSAAG